The following coding sequences lie in one Coregonus clupeaformis isolate EN_2021a unplaced genomic scaffold, ASM2061545v1 scaf0034, whole genome shotgun sequence genomic window:
- the hadh gene encoding hydroxyacyl-coenzyme A dehydrogenase, mitochondrial produces MAFFTHQVIRGLSSSAVRNAAIKHVTIIGGGQMGAGIAQVAATTGHSVVLVDTNEEILNKSAKGIEGSLKRVVKKKFADKPEAGAEFIAKVMANVSISTDAVSVVGSTDLVLEAIVENLKIKQGLFGALDKVAPAHTIFASNTSSLPITDIASSTSRLDRFGGLHFFNPVPMMKLVEVIGTSATSQETFDSLLAFSKALGKTPVSCKDTPGFIVNRLLVPYMMEAIRLHERGHGSKEDIDIAMKLGAGYPMGPFELLDYVGLDTAKFIIDGWVEKDPDNPLMQPSEMLNKLVADGKFGKKTGEGFYKYK; encoded by the exons ATGGCTTTCTTCACTCACCAAGTCATCAGAGGTCTCTCCTCTTCTGCAGTCCGAAATGCAGCGATCAAACACGTTACGATCATCGGGGGTGGTCAGATGGGTGCAGGTATCGCACAG GTTGCTGCCACAACGGGCCATTCGGTGGTACTAGTTGACACAAATGAAGAAATCCTGAATAAATCTGCCAAGGGAATAGAGGGCAGCCTGAAGAGGGTGGTCAAGAAGAAGTTTGCTGACAAGCCAGAA GCAGGAGCAGAGTTTATCGCGAAGGTGATGGCCAACGTGTCGATATCGACAGACGCGGTGTCTGTGGTGGGGAGTACAGACTTGGTGCTGGAGGCCATCGTGGAGAACCTCAAGATCAAACAGGGCCTCTTTGGTGCTCTGGACAAAGTGGCACCAGC ACACACCATTTTCGCCAGCAACACATCCTCTCTGCCCATCACCGACATAGCCAGCTCCACCAGCAGGCTGGATAGATTTGGAGGGCTGCACTTCTTCAACCCCGTCCCCATGATGAAGCTGGTAGAG GTGATTGGAACATCAGCCACAAGCCAGGAGACCTTCGATTCCCTCCTCGCCTTCAGCAAAGCACTGGGAAAGACACCAGTGTCCTGCAAA GACACTCCTGGGTTCATTGTGAACCGCCTGCTGGTGCCCTACATGATGGAAGCCATCAGGTTACATGAGAGAG GCCACGGGTCAAAGGAGGACATTGATATTGCCATGAAGCTGGGCGCTGGGTATCCCATGGGGCCCTTTGAGCTGCTGGACTACGTAGGACTGGACACAGCTAAATTCATAATTGACG GCTGGGTTGAGAAGGATCCCGACAACCCTCTGATGCAGCCCAGTGAGATGCTGAACAAGCTGGTGGCTGATGGCAAGTTCGGCAAGAAGACCGGAGAGGGCTTCTACAAGTACAAGTAA